A genomic segment from Salvelinus namaycush isolate Seneca unplaced genomic scaffold, SaNama_1.0 Scaffold2388, whole genome shotgun sequence encodes:
- the LOC120038775 gene encoding epsin-2-like, which translates to MPSSTIRRSVKNVMNNYSDAEKKVRESTSNDPWGPSSSLMSEVADLTYNVVAFSEIMSMIWRRLNDHGKNWRHVYKALTLLDYLIKTGSERVALQCKENIFAIQTLKDFQYIDRDGKDQGINVREKSKQLVVLLKDEERLK; encoded by the exons ATGCCTAGCTCCACTATCAGACGTTCTGTGAAGAACGTGATGAACAACTACTCTGACGCGGAGAAGAAAGTCCGAGAGTCCACCTCCAACGACCCCTGGGGGCCCTCGTCCTCTCTGATGTCAGAGGTCGCCGACCTGACCTACAACGTGGTGGCGTTCAGTGAGATCATGAGCATGATCTGGAGACGCCTCAACGACCACGGGAAGAACTGGAGACACGTCTACAAGGCGCTGACTCTGCTTGACTACCTGATTAAG acgGGGTCAGAGCGTGTGGCCCTGCAGTGTAAAGAGAACATCTTTGCCATCCAGACTCTGAAGGACTTCCAGTACATCGACAGAGACGGAAAAGACCAGGGGATCAACGTCAGAGAGAAGAGCAAGCAGCTGGtggtcctgctgaaagatgaggagagactgaaa